CACTTGGTGGAGTTACTGTAGACAACGACTTTGAATTCAACCTCGATGGCCACACTTTCTCAGAAGGTAAGCAGTTCTTAAGCGGCGAAGAAGCCCTAGCTTACACTCGCATGAGAAAAGAAGACCCGCGCGGAGACTTCGGACGAGCAGCTCGCCAACGTGAAATTGTTGAAGCGGTTATTAGAGAAGCAGCCCAGTTCAGCTCGATTACAAAAGCAAACGAAATGCTAGATGTTGTTGGCGGATCAGTTAAAACAGATATGTCCCTTGATCAAATGTGGACGTTGCAAAATAACTATCGTAATGCGTTAGGCACAGTGGATCAAATCGAATTTGATTATACTACCCCTACTATAGACAGAGTATCATATGTTGTTTTAAGTGATGAGACTATAGCAGAGATTAGTGCTGAGTTGAGAGAGCATTTGGAATTGAATTAATAGAATTTTTACCCCTGCGGCGGTGGCTGTGGGGGTTGTTTTATGAAAATGGATCAACTAGGAACCTCGCTATGTTTTCGTTTTTCCAACCTGATACTTGTTCACTCACTTTATTCGTTTACATCTGTTTTGGTAGGGATGGCATAGACAAAATAACGTTCTTCCGGTCTAGTCAATGAAAAAAACGGGTAACACGTCATTAACACGAGCGTCTCCTCATCCCCCTCCCCCACGCGCCATGTTTCAGACTCATGACCAATTTCTGTGGAATCCACTATATACTCGAATTGGCCATATGGGGTATCTATTGTAATGAGATCGCCTTGTTCCACTTCACCTACATGTAAAAAGGCAGAGTCATTATGTCCCGCCAGAAACACTTGCTCTCCATCTCCAGGGAACCCTGTTTGGGGGTCATGACCAACTCCATGTTTAAGGTTCTCAAGCTCTGAACCATGTACGATCGGCATGGATAAATCAATGGATGGGATTTGAATTTTCCCGATTGAATCCCCAAGCTTAACCGAGAAGTCCTCACGCTTCATCAGTAACGCTTCATCTAGTTTTGTTTCATTTGCAGTTGAGTCATACCCATACTCCCTAAGGTAGTCTTCAGTCGCTTCCATTTGATAATTGCTACCAAAATAAAAGTCTACTAATAAATATCCAACGTATAAAAGGAAGCTTGCCCCAGTAACTAAACATAATCTACCGACCCATCGTATCATACGAACGCTCCTTAATTGAGTATGAAAAAGGCCACTTAATGATTTAAGTGGCCTTTTCATTATACTGTATTCTTTTTCTTCTTCCTATTCATTTGTAAAAATAGGATACCGATAGCAAGCAGAACGATTCCTGTTAGGGCCATGGCAAATACATTGTTTGCCGTTTGGACTAACGTACCGTTTCCATTCTCTTTGTCCCTGTCTTTACTAAGATCTTGATCATGATCTTTGTTATTCTCTGCTTCTTGTGATGGTTTGTGATCTTTTGGATCCCCAGTGCCTTTTACTGCTTCATCTGGATTTTTGGTCGGATCACTTGGTTCATCATTGTCTGTTTCGTTTGGTTGATCAACCCATTTAATTGATACAAGGTGATCGTCTATCTCTTTTAGTTCTTTTTCATCTGAGGTGTAGCCGACTACTGAAGCGACGTTGATAAGTGTTTCTTTTGTCAGATCAGATTGTGTGACAGCATACACAGCCGTTCCTGTTGTTTTCTCCCCTGGTGCGAGTTCTGTTGTTTCCAGTTTAACTTCTCCACCAAGCATTGGGTCTTCAACTTGAATATTTGTTATCGTGACATTGCCTCTGTTTTCTACTTCAAATGAGTATGTCACTTCATCACCAACTTGGCTGATGGATTCCTGGTTGCTGCTCTTTGTAAACGCAAGGCTGCCAGCTGCCTCTTCATATACTGTCACCTCATCAACTCCAGTGACACGTTCTCCTAGCTTTGTTTCACCAGCTACAGTCGCTTCATTATAGATCTCGCCACGGTCAATGTCGGCTTGAGTGATTGTATAGACTGCTTCTGCTACCAGTACGCTGCCTGGTTCAAGCGTGATGGAATGATCCTCTTCAATCACTTCTCCGTTGATCGTCAGGTACGTGATGTCACTGATATTTTCTAGCTCATCCGTTAACGTTACATCAACTAATGTGACATTTCCTATGTTTTGAGCTGTGAAGGTGTAGACGATCTCTTCTCCCACTTTTAACTCATCACGATCCGCTTCTTTCATTAATGCGATCGCTTGGGATTGTTCTGTTGGAATCGTATCGTCATCTTCTGTTTCAAGAACGGATTCGTCTGGACCTTTCCCTGTTACGGTTGCAATGTTTTTAACGTCTGTCTTGTTTAAATCTTCTTGTGTCACCGTGTAGCTTCCTGTTCCAGTCGTGGTTTGCCCTGGTGCTAGCTTTGTTGTTTCAAGGGTAACCTCTCCACCAAGCATTGGGTCAGTTAGTTCCAGATCCGTTATCGTTACATTCCCTGTATTTTCAACATCAAATGTATACGTTACGGTTTCCCCAACTTCTCTGACTGTCTCAAGATCGCTTGTTTTAGTTAAAGAAAGCTTTGGTGCTAATTCTTGTTCAATGAGGACCTCATCTTCGTCGCTCACTTTTTCTTGAGATGGTGCGTTCCCTTCAACCATCGCTTTGTTGAACACTTTTCCACGATCCACGTCTGCTTGTGTGATCGTATAGGTTGCTTCAGCCAATAGCTGACTACCTGGTTCAAGGGTGACTGATTCTTCATCCTTGATCTCTTCCCCATCAATCGTTTTCAAAGTAATCTCACTTAGGTTCTCTAATTCATCTGTAAGAACCACGTTATTCAACGTGACATTCCCTTTATTCAATACAGTAAAGGTGTACACAATGTCTTCGCCAACCATCAGATCATCCCGGTTCGCTTCTTTTGTCAGCTCAAGGGAAGGCTGTTGTTCAACCAAGGTCGTTTCGTCATCTGTTTCTTTGACGCCCGTGCCATCTGGGAACTCTCCTGTAACAGCGGCCACATTCGTGAGAACGCCGTTGTTTAAGTTGGCTTGAGTCACCACATATACAGCCATTCCAATGGTTTTCTCTCCTGGTGCGAGTTCAGCTGTTTCAAGCTCAATCTCTCCACCAAGCATTGGATCCTCGACTTGAATTTGTGTGACTGTCACATTTCCTGTGTTCTCCACTTCAAATGTGTACGTTACTTCATCACCAACTTGGCTGATGGTTTTCTGGTCGCTGCTCTTTGTGAACGCAAGGCTTCCAACTGCTTCTTCATACACAGTGGTCTCATCCTGATCAGTTACACGTTCTCCTAGCTTTGTTTCACCTGTTACAGTCGCATCGTTATAAACCTCACCACGATCGATATCCGCTTGTGTTATCGTATACGTTGCTTCTGCGATCAATACACTGTTTGGTTCGAGCGTGATCAATTCACCATCTTCAATCGCTTCTCCGTTGATGGTCAGGTATGTGATGTCACTGATATTTTCTAGCTTATCCGTTAATGTTACGTCAACTAATGTAACATTTCCTACGTTCTGAGCTGTGAAGGTGTAGACAATCTCTTCTCCCACTTTTAACTCATCACGATCCGCTTCTTTCATTAATGCGATCGCTTGGGATTGCTCCGTTGGAATCGTATCGTCATCTTCTGTTTCAATGACTGATTCGTCTGGGCTTGTACCTGTCACGATTGCCGTATTCTTAAGGTCTTTCTTGTTTAAATCTTCTTGTGTGATGACATAATTCGCCGTTCCAGTGGTTTTCTCTCCTGGTGCCAGCTTTGTCGTTTCAAGAGTGATTTCTCCGCCAAGCATCGGGTCAGTTAGTTCCAGATCCGTTATCGTTACATTCCCTGTATTTTCAACATCAAATGTGTACGTTACGGTTTCTCCAACTTCTCTGACTGTCTCAAGATCGCTTGTTTTAGTTAGTGAAAGCTTTGGTGCTAATTCTTGTTCTACAACGACTTGGTCTTCGTCGCTCACTTTTTCTTGGGATGGTGAGTTGCCTTCAACCATTGCTTCGTTGGTCACTTCACCACGATCCACATCTGCTTGAGTGATCGTATAGGTTGCTTCAGCTGCTAGCTGACTACCTGGTTCAAGGGTAATCGAATCTTCATCCTTGATCTCTTCCCCATCAATCGTTTTCAAGGTAATCTCACTTAGATTCTCTAATTCATCTGTAAGAACCACATTCGTGAGGGTCACATTTCCTGTATTTTCTACAGTAAAGGCGTACACAATGTCTTCGCCAACTATCAGATCATCCCGGTTCGCTTCTTTTGTCAGCTCCAGGGAAGGCTGTTGTTGAACCGATGTCGTTTCTTCATCTGTTTCTTTGGCTTCTGTGCCGTCTGGGAACTCTCCCGTAACAGCGGCCACATTCGTGAGAACTCCGTTGTTTAAGTCAGCTTGTGTGACGACATATACAGCGGTTCCTGTTGTCTTCTCGCCTGGTGCGAGTTCGGTCTTTTCTAGTTCGATCTCTCCACCAAGCATCGGATCATCGACTTGAATATTTGTGACTGTCACATTTCCTGTGTTTTCTACTTCAAACGTGTAGGTCACTTCATCACCAACTTGGTTGATGGTTTTCTGTTCGCTGCTCTTTGTGAACGCAAGGCTGCCAGCTGCTTCTTCACGCACAGTGACTTCATCAGAGTCAGTTACTTGGTCTCCTAGTTTCGTTTCACCTGTCACTGTCGCATTATTATAGATTTCGCCACGATCGATATCCGCTTGAGTAATCGTATACGTTGCTTCTGCGATCAATACACTGTTTGGTTCGAGCGTGATCGATTCATCATCATCAATCGCTTGTCCGTTGATCGTCAGATACTTGATATCACTGATATTCTCTAGTTCATCCATTAACGTTACATCAACTAATGTGACGTTCCCTACGTTCTGAGCTGTAAAGGTGTAGACAACCTCTTCGCCCACTTTTAACTCATCACGATTGGCGGATTTGATTAATCCAATCGCTGGAGATTGTTCCGTTGGAATCGTATCCTCATCTTCTGAGTCAACAACAGATCCGTCTGGACTTTCACCAGTCACGATTGCCGTATTCTTAAGGTCTTTCTTGTTTAAATCTTCTTGTGTGATGACATAATTCGCCGTTCCAGTGGTTTTCTCACCTGGTGCCAGCTTTGTCGTTTCAAGTGTGATCTCTCCACCAAGCATCGGGTCAGTTAGTTCCAGATCCGTTATGGTTACATTTCCTGTATTTTCAACTTCAAATGTATACGTGACGGTTTCCCCAACTTCTTTAACCAAGGTAAGATCACTTGATTTGGTGAGAGAAAGGTTTGGCGCTAACTCTTGTTCTACATTAACTTCGTCTTCGTCGCTCACTTTTTCTTGAGATGGTGAGTTGCCTTCAACCATTGCTTGGTTGGTCACTTCACCACGATCCACATTTGCTTGAGTGATCGTATAGGTTGCTTCAGCTACAAGCTGACTACCCGGTTCAAGAGTGATCGATTTTTCATCCGTAATCTCTTCCCCAACGATCGTTTTCAAGGTAATCTCACTTAGATTTTCTAATTCATCTGTGAGAACCACATTCGTGAGGGTCACGTTCCCTGTATTTACTACAGTGAAGGTGTACACAATGTCTTCGCCAACAATCAGATCATCCCGGTTTGCTTCTTTTGTTAGCTCCAGGGAAGGCCGTTGTTCAACCGATGTCGTTTCTTCATCTGTTTCTTTTACTTCTGTGCCATCTGGGAAATCTCCCATAACAACGGCCACATTCGTGAGAACTCCATTGTTTAAATCAGCCTGTGTAACCACATATGTCGCGGTTCCAGTGGTTTTCTCACCTGGTGCAAGTTCTGTTATTTCAAGTTCGATCTCTCCACCAAGCATCGGGTCTTCGACTTGAATGTTTGTGGCTGTTACATTTCCTGTGTTTTCTACTTCAAACGTATACGTTACTTTATCACCAACTTGGTTGATGGTTTTCTGTTCGCTGCTCTTTGTGAACGCAAGGCTGCCAGCTGCTTCTTCATACACAGTGACTTCATCAATGTCAGTCACCTGGTCTCCTAGTTTCGTTTCACCAGTTACTGTCGCCTTGTTTTCGACTTCGCCACGATCGACATCCGCTTGGGTAATCGTATACGTCGCTGCTGCAACTAGTACGCTACCTGGTTCAAGCGTGATCGATTCACCATCATCAATCGCTTCTCCGTTAATCGTCAGGTACGTAATGTCACTGATGTTTTCTAGTTCGTCTCTTAAGGATACGTCAACTAACGTGACATTCCCTACGTTCTGAGCTGTGAAGGTGTAAACAATCTCTTCACCGACTTTTAACTCATCACGATTGGCTGCTTTGATTAATCCAATCTCTGGAGATTGTTCTGTTGGAATTGTATCATCATCTTCCGTTTCTACAGATCCGATAGGACTTTCTCCGGTAACGGTTGCGATGTTTTTAATATCTTCCTTATTTAGATCTTCTTGCGTAACAGTATAGCTCGCTGTTCCAGTCGTTTTCTCTCCGGGTGCAAGCTCCGTTGTTTCAAGTGTGATCTCTCCACCAAGCATTGGATCATTTACATTCAGATCCGTTACCGTAACATTCCCTGTATTTTCTACGTCGAATGTATACGTTACGGTATCCCCAACGGCTTTCACCGAGTTAAGATCACTTGTTTTTTCAAAGCTTAATGATTTCTTCATTTCGGTGTTTTCTTTTGTGACTTTTGTGATCTCTGTTTGATCATTCTTAATCTCAAATCTTACGGGTTCCGCATTTAAGAGATAAGAATCAGGTGCCTTTGTTTCAATCAATCGGTATTCGCCTTCATCTAAATCCTCTATAAGCAGGACCCCATCTTCATCTGTCTGATAATCGCTGCCAACTGCTTCCCATTCATCATCATTTTTCTTCTCTAGTAGGAAGGTTGCCCCACCTAATTGTTCATTCGTTTCATCATTTACTTTTGTTAGTTCAACATGCCTTTTGATTTTTTTATTGCTTACTTGCAATGTGTTTTGACCATTAATATCGATAGTTTGAGTACCGTTTGGACCAATGACATAGTCATCTGGAGCTTTGTCTTCTCTAAGTTCGTACTCCCCAAACAATAACCCTTCAAACGTTACTTCTCCATTTTCATCCGTATTTTTCGTACTAATGACAATGTCTGAGAATTTATCTATTAGTGAGAAGGTGGCACCTTCTAACTTCTCATCATTTGTTTCCGCATCGATTTTCTCTACAGTTAGGGAACCTAGTTCACCACTACCATCGCCTATACCTTGAGTACGAGCGACTGTAATCTCCGATGCAGATAACCATGTTTCTGTATCAGTTTGATCTCCACTAAACGAAATGTTATTTTGAATCTCCGCTCCAACCCCAGCTTGAATAAACGATTTATATTCAAGGATATATGGACGATCTACTTTGTCTACGAACTCTAATACAAACCCGTTATCCGTCATTTCAATGGTATAATCTTCATCTATTATTAACGGATTCTCTTTTTCGACATTTCCATTCTCTTCAACACTTGTGTCATAAACCACAAATGAATCCTGCAGAAGAAGTTGGTTCGTTGTCAGCTCATCAACCAGTCGAACATTATCTACTTCCGCTTGGGCAAAGTTAATGTTTACGTTCCAGTTAACAAAACGTCCATCTTGCTTACCGCTTTTTTTAGTGTAATGACCACCATTTGGAGGGGAAACAGATGCATTCAGCTCAACTGGCTCTTGACCACCATCTGAGAATGTTGCCTTATTTCCATAATCTTTTTGAATGAAACTTAACTCATTTAAGCTCGTCTTATACGTAATGTAGTAAGGCTGATCAACAGGTGAGTTAAATTTGATTTCGAACTGATTCTTATCTTCGTTAATTGATAGTTCATAATCTTCTTTACTAACTAGATCACCTAAATTTACTCTATCAGGGGACCCACTTGGTAGCATTTCGTAAACTTCAATTGTATCTTCTACTAATTGTTGATTACCTTCAATGTCATCCTTAATCATTAATTGATTAATAGGTTGTAAATTGTAGTTAACCCCAATATTCCAAGTGATTTCTTTATCAACCGCATTGTAGGAACCACCTTTAAATCCATTAGCTCTCGTATAGGTATCAGGCGTAAACTGGTTATTAACAGGATGACTAATCCGGTCACTTGAGTTTGCTGGATTCTCCCATGAAAATACTGCCTGGTTTTCAAAGAATAGTTTTCCTTTATCTTCACGCTTTTCATAATCGAATTCTGTTGTGTAAGTGATAATCACTTCATCATCAATTGATTCGAACTCAATATCAAATTGATTCTTGTTAGTAAAATCATTTGGTTCGTTTATTTTAATCGTATAATTGTCTTCATTCATCTCTTCGTTGTTAGATGTTATTTTAATGGAGTCCTCCACTAAACGGAGTCCACTATTTTGGAAAACATCTTTTAAATACACATCGTTCATTTCGAATTTGTCGCTATTAAAACGTATTGTCCAATCAACTGTCTTTTTTTGATAATCAATATTTCCATTTGACTTGAATAGAATTTGTTGACCTATCTGTTGACTTGCTGAATCTTCTAGGCCCTCACCAGATTCAACTGTATTTGTAATCGTGCTACCTTCAAACACACGATCTTTAGCTTTAGTTACATATGTGACTTTGTAAGCTGAATCAATATCTTTTGTGAAGTTCAGTTCAAATCCGTTGTCCACAGTTATCACATCAACGTAATCTACTGTTTCACTTGCCGTTTCTCTCCCGTTCTCATCAATAGTAATACGTTCAACTACAAGAGAGCCTGCTTGAAATTGATGTAAATCCGTCAATGAATCTTTTAGGGTTGCATCTGCTTGCGGGATGGCTCGTTCATTATAGTTGTACCGTACTTCCCATGTGATAGTTTGGGATGGGCCATTCGTACTTTCCACTTCTTTAGCAAGCGGCGTTCCTCTTCCAACTTCTACTGTCGACTTGGCACTTGCTACTTCCGAACCATTTTCTAGTAGATCAGCCTTATTCTCAAAACTAGATTTCGTATTATCTGTGAGCTCTGTTGTGAAAACGAGTCGATAGGCCCGAGTCATATCGTTCTTAAATAGAATCGAGAACTCTGGATCATTAGAAAGTTCATATTCGTCGGTAGGTACTTCATCGCCTAACGAAGATGATCCATTTAACTTCATATCTAAATAGTAGAGTTTGATCGAACCATCGACTAAGCTCTGTCCCTCTTGGATCGGGTCGCTTAACACGGCATTAGTTAGGGTATCCATTGACTTGTTAAAGTCAACTGTCCACTCAACAGACTCCGAATTATAGGGGCGATTCGGTTCTCCTCTTTTTTCCATCGTGCTTCCCGACGGATTAAAATCAATCGGTATCGTTAAAGACTCCTTGCCTTCAATAGGTGTAACTGTTATGGTCTTTCCTTCTTCTAAAACAAGGTCTTCACTAAATTTCGTCCACAATCCTACAGTTCCATTTATATTGGAAAACTGTTCCACAGAATCTGTGAACTCAATCGTTGCTTGTCCATCTTTCGTAACGGAAAAGTAACCGATTATTTGATTATTAAAACGCATTTCGACTCGATCAATTTCATCATATACTATGAATTGCTCTGGAATATCGAACTGAAAGGTTGCTCCCTCCGTATAACCATGTCTATTAGGTAGCTCCCATGTATAGTTAATTTGAATGTTAGAATTCAAACCGGGGTTATCTATGGTTTCTCCATTTGAATTCTCATAACGAATCTTATAACTAGTTAAAATATTTGAATCAATGGTCGTGCTGGTTGCTTGAAGCTCTTGCTTCTCTTCAGATTCCTCTACTTCATCAGCTAATTCCTCTTCAACCTTGCTCTTATCTTCATCAATTAAATCGCTTTCAACTGTTTCTTCTGTTTCTTCTGTTTCTTCTGTTTCTTCCTCTTCTTCATTTACAGGTAATTGCTCTTCCTCTTCGCTCTTAGCTTCATTGACCGAATCAGTCTCAACTTCTTCTTGTTCCGCTAATTGCTCATCGTCAATGACTACCTTTTCCTGATCAGATGAATCCTCATCGGGAGCTTCTTCCACACTTTCTTCAACTGCTTCTTCAAGCAATGGTTTGTCAAAGTGTACCAATAATTCTTTGGAACCAAACGTATGCGTAAACAAAAGATTGATAGAATCTATATCTTCCGTAATCCGTTCTGTATTCCACGTTACGGGTATAGAGATCCTGCCAGAAGATTCCGTTTGTCCTTCTGCAAGAGTGAGAACCAATTGATTCTCTGAGATTACGTACGTACCCACTTCATTCTTATCGTGATCATAGAGTACTTCTTGGAGATCTTCTACATTTAGCTCAACAGGAAATTGAAAAGATAGTTGCGTGTTATCTAGAATGGTATAACTAACGTCAACTTCAAACTCATCATCCCTATTGGCTAATTGATCCTCCTCCCCGTATTGCTCATTTTCCGTTTGTTTCAACGACACATCTACATTGCCGGGATTCAATCCGTTTGCCACCATTACATGGGTGCCAAAAGGCTGAAAAATAAAGATCAAGATAAATAACCATGTTAATACCTTTTTCACGTTCGCATACCTCCTATTAAGCTTCATTTAACGCACTAGACGCACTCCCTAAAAGATTAGCAAGCGGTCAAACACGTATTTAATCATACTTTAATCATGTAGAAAAAGATAGAGTCATGACCTTATTTTGGATTTTTTAAAGGTGAAAATAACTGCTCATTTAGTAGGTATCAAATGATACGTTCTTGGTCATCGAACATGTGGGGTTTTCTTCTACCTTTTCTTGTACGCTTCACACACAAACACCCCCTCCGACATTGTCAGAGGGGGTGTTAAATAAACGTTTAATTAAAAGCGCTTCGCACCGATGTAGCGCGGTTTCCAGTAGCTGTTGTCCATGCTTGTGATAGTTACGCCGGTGCTTGACCCGGAGTGGATGAACTGGTTGTTTCCGATATAGATTCCGTTGTGAGATGGGCCGGCTTTGTACGTTTCGAAAAAGACGACGTCTCCTACTTGGAGGTTGGATACGCTGCTTCAAGCGCTGTGTTGAGAAGCGGCTGTTCTTGGTACTGAGATACCTTGTTGTTTGAATACATATTGAATAAATCCGCTGCAGTCGAATCCAGCTGTTGTTTGGCCACCCCATTTGTAAGGCGTACCGATGTGTTTTGAGGCTTCTGCGACGATGTTCGTGATCGTTGCGCCTGAGTTATTGCTAACTTGTTCGCTTTTGACTTCGGTGTTTGGCTTGTATGTAGAGCCTTGTCCTAGTTTTGCGAATGTTTTTGGTCCGGCGATTCCGTCAGCTGATAGACCGTTGGCACTTTGGAATTTGCGCACGGCGTCGCGTGTATCGGTTCCGTAGTAACCTGTTGGGTTTTGGTTAAAGACGCCAACTGAGCGTAGTTGCGATTGTAATTCTGTTACGGCGGCTCCCTTGCTACCTACACGCAAGATACTTGTTGCAGATGGCTTTGAGTTCGTATTCTTTGTTGTTTGGTTTGATGGTGCTGGTGCTTTGGAGCCTGTGTTGTTTAGGGCTGCAAAGGTTTGTGGTCCGGCGATTCCGTCAACTTGAAGATTTTTGTTTTGTTGGAAGGCACGAACGGCGTCTCTTGTTGTGTTATCGTATTGTCCGTTAGGTTCTTTATTTAAGAAACCTGCTGAACGTAGTTGAGATTGAAGCTGACTTACTTGGTTACCGCTGCTACCTACTCGTAAGATGCCTGAGTAAGATACAGTTTTATTTGTGTTTGCTGGTGCTGAGCTTGCTTTTTGAGACGATGATCCGCCTTTTAGGGCACCAATTGTTTTTGGTCCAGCAATTCCATCTACTGATAGGTTATTTGCTTGTTGGAACTTTCGAACGGCATCCGTAGTGATGGTTCCGTAGTATCCTGTTGATTTCTCGTATGTAAAAAATCCTTTTGACTTTAACTCATCTTGTAGTTGAGTGACGTCTGAGTGATTCATTCCTTGGCGAAGTGTCTGATCTCCGAGTGCTGCATCTGCAATGGTTGGTACTGCGAGAACAAGTCCTGTTGCGACGGTTGATGTTAAAACGGCCTTTTTCATCTTAGCTGTATGGCTCAAATAAAGAACCTCCTCTAATTCTCTTAGTTTGTTATTTCTTATTTCGGCTGCGTGAGTTAAGTGTTAAATATGGCCTGTTTATTATCTCTTATTTTTTTGACAAAATAAGGGACATAACTCGATTATATTCCTAAATTCTACACGATTTCTTGATATGAATCTATCAATGTAATGAAACTGTAATATTACATTTACGAGATTCGTTCTTTGCGTTCGTGACGCAGTTCGACATGATTCGATTTAGGCAAAAAAATCCCCAAGCGATGCTGAATCGTTGGGTAATAATCATTTTGTATAGGTAATATGTCCTGCAAGTGCGTATAAAGCAAGGGTGGATGCAAAATGGGAGGAGATGTCATTGGGATCTTGCTGTGGGTACACTTCCACAAAATCCATGCCAACTAATCCTCTTGATGCAAATTCATAAACCAGTGTGAGCAGTTCATAACTGGTTAAGCCATTAACATCTGCGGGTCCACCTGGGTTAAAGGCGACATCAAGCACATCACTACAGATTGATAGGTAGACGAGGTCAACATCAGCACTTGCCATCTCATATAATTCACCGGCAAATTCTCGTAGATTACTGGCTTCGCGTATCTGATTCACTGTTACTGTTTTAGCACCAGCTTCTTTTGCGTAACGACCGGTTGCTGGTTTGTTACGTGGTCCATGGATGCCGGTATGTATCAGACTTTCATTGACGACGCCATCTAGTTCGTAAAGTCTCGCAAACGGCGTTGATCGCGCGTACTTTTCGCCTTCATGATGTGGCATGTTGTCATAGTGCGTGTCCAGATGGAGAATACCGATTTTTTTATCAGGATGTGCTTCTGTTAATCCACGCACAATCGGATAGGTAATGCCGTGATCGCCACCAAGTGCAATCGGAAACTTGTTTGTTTTCCAGACGTCTTTGGCGAAGCTTGCGATGCGATTCATTGTCTCTTCTACATCGGCGGGAACAACATCAACGTCACCTAGATCTGCAAGTGTTAGATGCTCAAAGACATCAATGTGGTCGAGTTCCGGTAAGTAGCCAGAATAACGGCCGGAGCACAGACGCATGACCTTTGGCCCTAACTCACAGCCCGTATAATCACCCCATGTCACTGCCCCTTCCCACGGTACACCGTAGATCAGGACATCTGCCTTTTCAATTGAATCAGTTGTTCCATTTATTGCACCAAGAAACGGCGGCGTATTGCCATATAACATATTGTTCGTATTGGACATCAACTCAGTCCTCTCAAGTGAATTCTCGTTATGCTTTCCCTCTTTTTGTTGGATTAAACATAAAAAACACAGGTAGAAGAATATCTACTACCTGTGTTCGGTTGGTCTACCACTCCGCAATACTGCCGTCGTTATGTCTCCAAATGGGGTTATGCCAATTTGGTTCTTGTTTGCTCATCTTACGAACATGTTCCTCATTCACCTCAATGCCTAAGCCTGGTTTTGTTGGAATTTGAACATAACCTTTCGAATAGGTAAATACACTTGGATCAACAAGATAATCGAGTACGTCTGAGCCTTTGTTGTAATGAATGCCAAGGCTTTGCTC
The nucleotide sequence above comes from Alkalicoccobacillus plakortidis. Encoded proteins:
- a CDS encoding class D sortase: MIRWVGRLCLVTGASFLLYVGYLLVDFYFGSNYQMEATEDYLREYGYDSTANETKLDEALLMKREDFSVKLGDSIGKIQIPSIDLSMPIVHGSELENLKHGVGHDPQTGFPGDGEQVFLAGHNDSAFLHVGEVEQGDLITIDTPYGQFEYIVDSTEIGHESETWRVGEGDEETLVLMTCYPFFSLTRPEERYFVYAIPTKTDVNE